One Vespa velutina chromosome 9, iVesVel2.1, whole genome shotgun sequence DNA segment encodes these proteins:
- the LOC124951752 gene encoding storkhead-box protein 2 isoform X3 has translation MPANEKVRRSIQPMRCGCTIKSFLEANSKCWWNAALVDATRQLRYKGHVSPGVLMVGGPPCALEVLRAAWARNVLRPPADHAITCLGDIEDCLVAPVSQGQFTPLPEALCWAILELTSQRQAATLDTLRSALRNAFPAMQRPSRELVYDALAKLMQERKIYHTSQGYFVVTPETRRLRRDSGSSRRCSREVNGTRGQGGMLMSNDEAMALVHGEMLTLRDGDVTHQAVQTNLADVICGGNPNDKVLFARCRSMPGRLERRHSLRLWGSARRLHRSGSSRSLPRRPERSDTSSSAEYASTDSAPHSPTSFSGMFTEKIGLLSRLFRRSTRRKGAPLMGTFSAQYPPTEWFNPRVVHLHSVATQTRAASPSMMEGLDQSQTSFQVWDDSSSVRSATLPRRHRRQASGDSSSLLANSTPRSSRRHRSPCSTMPRSKCSSLSRCTSRASVLPPNANQEPYQTRNQVQNGKNSANSSPSRSGGSSGSVRTTNVSPAKTATLTRSNTRQSSSRRPSHDSTASGTKSSNGSPQHKVLQKTSSGHSSHSSGKSISSGKLSSSPLKTNTLPAKSSPLKVVQQGSLTPLQEAQNSITLQVSTNLSPVNSSQEQRAIQNSVTLASNATSTTTISGSPGTKIYVHQNNSPMRSVITFENGTVKTKVTEKDLTECKEKQERELVGEKAYKSRMDEEKLFKGKLDEEKLNKSSKIDRPSSLYSGKETKPGLLSESDKENKPKVEEETPSKLKLTNRLNNSQAHLIDGSSGNIDKNSLSHEHTTGNLSSTKNTNDAMNNSRKLSLSLSKDALSYRNLLRPGSKNNISSNPPSPTKSFDGFGGSFNNVYIENLESGKQQRAPQGSEPNLEKTVSRGDLYSYPSLSDMQVQFTSLAAQKILKGCPINSVDTLVEVNMAAAEKPNNCDVTVHTDFGLV, from the exons GTGACATTGAAGATTGCTTAGTAGCGCCTGTCTCTCAAGGACAATTCACACCACTTCCTGAAGCCCTTTGTTGGGCTATACTAGAATTGACGTCACAGAGGCAAGCAGCGACATTGGATACCCTTAGGTCGGCACTCAGGAACGCATTTCCGGCAATGCAAAGACCTAGCCGAGAACTTGTATACGATGCTCTGGCTAAGTTGATGCAAGAACGAAAGATCTACCATACGTCTCAGGGATATTTCGTTGTAACACCGGAAACGAGAAGACTCAGGCGCGATTCCGGGAGTTCTAGACGTTGTTCAAGAGAGGTCAATGGCACGAGAGGCCAGGGTGGTATGCTTATGAGTAACGACGAAGCTATGGCACTGGTTCATGGAGAAATGTTGACCCTTAGAGACGGTGACGTTACGCATCAGGCGGTACAGACCAATCTGGCGGACGTTATCTGCGGAG gTAACCCAAACGATAAGGTACTGTTTGCCAGGTGTCGATCGATGCCAGGTCGTCTTGAAAGGAGACACTCGCTTAGACTGTGGGGATCGGCCAGACGTTTGCACCGTAGCGGAAGTTCACGGTCTTTGCCAAGGAGGCCGGAAAGAAGTGACACTTCGTCTAGCGCCGAATACGCGAGCACCGATAGCGCACCTCATAGTCCAACCA GTTTTTCGGGAATGTTCACAGAGAAAATAGGCTTGCTATCAAGGCTATTCCGACGTAGTACGAGGAGAAAGGGCGCACCTTTGATGGGTACGTTCAGCGCTCAATATCCTCCAACAGAATGGTTCAATCCACGTGTCGTTCATCTACATAGTGTAGCTACGCAAACGAGAGCTGCTAGTCCTTCG ATGATGGAAGGTTTGGATCAGTCGCAGACCAGTTTCCAAGTCTGGGACGATTCGAGCTCGGTAAGATCAGCAACATTACCAAGGCGGCACCGACGCCAAGCCAGCGGCGATTCGTCGAGTTTATTGGCAAATTCTACACCAAGAAGCTCGAGAAGGCATCGATCGCCATGTTCAACTATGCCAAGATCGAAATGTTCTAGCTTGAGTAGATGTACCTCAAGGGCATCGGTCCTTCCGCCTAACGCCAATCAAGAACCCTACCAGACACGTAATCAAGttcaaaatggaaaaaattctGCCAACTCTTCACCAAGTAGAAGCGGCGGAAGTTCTGGCTCCGTTAGGACTACCAACGTTAGTCCTGCGAAAACCGCTACGCTTACCAGGTCCAATACGAGGCAATCGAGTTCTCGTAGGCCGAGTCACGATTCGACTGCTAGCGGCACAAAATCGAGCAACGGTTCGCCCCAGCACAAG GTACTGCAAAAGACGTCTTCCGGTCATTCGTCTCACTCGAGTGGGAAATCGATTTCTAGCGGTAAACTTTCGTCTTCCCCGCTGAAGACGAACACGCTGCCGGCGAAATCGTCACCGTTGAAGGTCGTACAGCAGGGATCGTTAACGCCTCTCCAAGAAGCACAGAACTCGATAACGCTTCAAGTGTCGACGAATCTCAGTCCGGTTAATTCGTCACAGGAACAACGTGCTATACAGAATAGCGTAACATTGGCATCAAATGCTACGAGTACTACGACCATTTCTGGATCCCCAGGGACTAAGATCTACGTACATCAAAATAATTCACCGATGAGATCTGTAATTACTTTTGAAAATGGTACGGTTAAGACCAAGGTTACGGAGAAGGACTTGACAGAGTGTAAGGAGAAACAAGAACGCGAACTAGTTGGCGAGAAGGCATACAAGTCTCGAATGGACGAGGAGAAACTTTTTAAGGGTAAACTCGACGAGGAGAAACTAAATAAATCGAGTAAAATCGATCGACCGTCCTCTTTGTATTCTGGAAAGGAGACCAAGCCTGGACTTCTCTCGGAGTCCGATAAAGAAAACAAGCCTAAAGTAGAAGAGGAAACACCTAGTAAATTAAAGTTAACCAATCGTTTGAACAACAGTCAAGCACATCTGATAGACGGATCAAGTGGtaacattgataaaaattcattgtcACATGAACATACTACCGGTAATTTATCCAGTACGAAAAATACGAACGATGCCATGAATAATTCACGAAAGCTTAGTCTCTCTTTGTCGAAGGATGCACTCAGTTATCGGAACCTTCTCCGTCCaggatcgaaaaataatatctcatCTAATCCTCCATCACCGACAAAATCCTTCGATGGCTTTGGTGGATCCTTCAATAACGTCTACATCGAAAATCTCGAATCGGGTAAACAACAAAGAGCACCTCAGGGCTCCGAGCCTAATTTAGAAAAGACGGTTAGCCGTGGTGATCTTTATTCTTATCCGAGTTTGAGCGACATGCAAGTTCAATTTACAAGTTTGGCAGCACAAAAGATACTTAAGGGTTGCCCGATAAATAGCGTCGATACATTGGTCGAAGTTAATATGGCGGCTGCCGAAAAGCCAAACAATTGCGACGTCACCGTTCACACGGATTTTGGTCTggtttga